In Streptomyces sp. NBC_00448, the following are encoded in one genomic region:
- a CDS encoding NAD-glutamate dehydrogenase produces the protein MQTKLDEAKAALLERAALAGENSPAGGPPGQGLDALALTAFLQRYYLHSAPEDLIDRDPVDVYGAAMSHHRLAENRPQGTANLRVHTPTVEQNGWQCSHTVVEVVTDDMPFLVDSVTNALTQANRAIHVVVHPQFHVRRDVAGKLIEVIGYASAAEGESLPHDVLVESWIHVEIDRETDRDDIKEITADLRRVLSDVRESVEDWTKMRQAALTIADELAASPPPLPEQETGEARELMRWLAEDHFTFLGYREYELTTDTDGAGDTEGEDVLVAVPGTGLGILRSDPQHPHNDGTHPGHPGHPTSPSFSRLPADARKKAREHRLLILTKANSRSTVHRPSYLDYIGVKKFDAEGNVIGERRFLGLFSSSAYTESVRRVPVVRRKVEEVLEGSGYQAGSHDGRDLLQILETYPRDELFQTGVDELRSIVTSVLYLQERRKLRLYLRQDEYGRYYSALVYLPRDRYTTAVRLRLTHILQEELGGLSVDFTAWNTESVLSRLHFVIRVNPGSRLPELNDSDVERIENRLAAAARSWADGFAEALNAECGEERAAELGRRYADAFPDGYRADFAPRVAVADLQHIESLGEDDFTLSLYEPVSAAPEERRFKIYRTGAPVSLSAVLPVLQRLGVEVVDERPYELRRVDNSRAWVYDFGLRLDPALGDLGDDARERFQEAFAATWTDRAENDGFNSLVLRAGLDWRQAMVLRAYAKYLRQAGSTFSQDYMEDTLRTNVHTTRLLVNLFQARLSPDHQKAGSELTDGILEELEGALDQVASLDEDRILRSFLTLIKATLRTNYFQRAADGKPHSYLSIKFDPQAVPDLPAPRPAYEIWVYSPRVEGVHLRFGKVARGGLRWSDRREDFRTEVLGLVKAQMVKNTVIVPVGAKGGFVGKRLPDPAVDRDAWMAEGIASYRTFISGLLDITDNLVGGEVVPPQDVVRHDEDDTYLVVAADKGTASFSDIANEVAVSYGFWLGDAFASGGSVGYDHKKMAITSSGAWESVKRHFRETGHNTQEEDFTVVGIGDMSGDVFGNGMLLSEHIRLVAAFDHRHIFLDPNPDAATSYAERRRIFELPRSSWADYDSSLISAGGGIYPRTAKAIPVSAAVRAALGIESKAAKLTPAELMKAILKAPVDLLWNGGIGTYVKASTETQADVGDKANDAIRIDGTDLRVKVVGEGGNLGFTQLGRIEFARSGGPDGAGGRINTDAIDNSAGVDASDHEVNIKVLLNSTVAEGDMTVKQRNALLAEMTHDVGNLVLRNNYAQNVALANSMAQAGSLLHAHQRFMRRLVRDGRLDRALEFLPTDRQIRERSAAGVGLTQPEMAVILAYAKITVADELIQTELPDDPYLRSLLHAYFPVALRERFATQIDNHALHREIVTTVLVNDTVNTGGTTFLHRFREEIGATTEEIVRAHTAARAIFDLGPIWDAVEALDNTVAADVQTRIRLHSRRLVERGTRWLLNNRMQPLQIAETIEFFGEGVTAVWSRLPKLLCGADLEWYGTLHDELTAAGVPDELATRVAGFSSVFPALDIVDVARRAGKEPLDVAEIYFDLADRLGITQLLDRIIQLPRDDRWQSMARAAIREDLFAAHAALTADVLSAGEAGATPEERYQAWEERNSGLVTRARTTLEEIQGSEEFDLASLSVAMRTFRTLLRTHH, from the coding sequence ATGCAGACCAAGCTGGACGAAGCCAAGGCGGCGCTTCTCGAACGGGCGGCTCTGGCAGGTGAGAACAGCCCGGCGGGGGGACCCCCCGGCCAGGGGCTCGACGCGCTGGCGCTGACCGCGTTTCTCCAGCGCTACTACCTGCACAGCGCACCCGAGGACCTGATCGACCGCGACCCGGTCGACGTCTACGGTGCCGCGATGTCGCACCACCGCCTGGCGGAGAACCGCCCGCAGGGCACGGCCAACCTCCGGGTGCACACCCCCACGGTGGAGCAGAACGGCTGGCAGTGCAGCCACACCGTGGTCGAGGTCGTCACCGACGACATGCCCTTCCTGGTGGACTCGGTCACCAACGCGCTGACCCAGGCCAACCGGGCGATCCACGTGGTCGTCCACCCGCAGTTCCACGTCCGCCGCGATGTCGCGGGCAAGTTGATCGAGGTCATCGGATACGCCTCGGCGGCCGAGGGCGAGTCGCTGCCGCACGACGTGCTGGTGGAGTCCTGGATTCACGTCGAGATCGACCGGGAGACCGATCGGGACGACATCAAGGAGATCACCGCCGATCTGCGCCGCGTGCTGTCGGATGTGCGCGAGTCCGTCGAGGACTGGACGAAGATGCGGCAGGCCGCGCTCACCATCGCCGACGAACTGGCCGCCTCCCCGCCGCCGCTGCCCGAGCAGGAGACCGGCGAGGCGCGGGAGCTGATGCGCTGGCTCGCCGAGGACCACTTCACCTTCCTCGGCTACCGCGAGTACGAACTCACCACCGACACCGACGGGGCGGGCGACACCGAGGGCGAGGACGTGCTTGTCGCCGTGCCCGGCACCGGCCTGGGCATCCTGCGCTCCGACCCGCAGCACCCGCACAACGACGGCACCCACCCCGGGCACCCCGGCCACCCCACCTCGCCGTCCTTCAGCCGGCTGCCCGCCGACGCCCGCAAGAAGGCCCGCGAGCACCGGCTGCTGATCCTCACCAAGGCCAACAGCCGCTCCACGGTGCACCGCCCGTCGTACCTGGACTACATCGGGGTCAAGAAGTTCGACGCCGAGGGCAATGTGATCGGCGAGCGGCGCTTCCTCGGGCTGTTCTCCTCCAGCGCCTACACCGAGTCCGTGCGCCGGGTGCCCGTGGTGCGCCGCAAGGTCGAGGAGGTCCTCGAGGGCTCCGGATACCAGGCCGGCAGCCACGACGGCCGCGACCTGCTCCAGATCCTGGAGACCTACCCGCGCGACGAGCTGTTCCAGACCGGCGTCGACGAGCTGCGCTCCATCGTCACCAGCGTGCTGTACCTCCAGGAGCGCCGCAAGCTCCGGCTCTACCTGCGCCAGGACGAGTACGGCCGGTACTACTCCGCGCTGGTCTACCTGCCGCGGGACCGCTACACCACCGCGGTGCGGCTGCGCCTGACCCACATCCTCCAGGAGGAACTCGGCGGCCTCAGCGTCGACTTCACCGCCTGGAACACCGAGTCGGTGCTCTCCCGGCTGCACTTCGTGATCCGCGTCAACCCCGGCAGCCGGCTCCCCGAGCTCAACGACTCCGATGTCGAACGGATCGAGAACCGGCTCGCCGCGGCCGCCCGGTCCTGGGCCGACGGCTTCGCCGAGGCGCTCAACGCCGAGTGCGGCGAGGAGCGCGCCGCCGAACTCGGTCGCCGCTACGCGGACGCGTTCCCCGACGGGTACCGCGCCGACTTCGCCCCGCGGGTCGCCGTCGCGGACCTCCAGCACATCGAGAGCCTGGGCGAGGACGACTTCACCCTCTCGCTCTACGAACCGGTCTCCGCCGCCCCCGAGGAGCGCCGTTTCAAGATCTACCGCACCGGCGCCCCGGTGTCGCTGTCCGCGGTGCTCCCGGTGCTGCAGCGGCTCGGCGTCGAGGTCGTCGACGAGCGCCCGTACGAGCTGCGCCGCGTCGACAACTCGCGGGCGTGGGTCTACGACTTCGGGCTCCGCCTCGACCCCGCGCTCGGCGATCTGGGCGACGACGCGCGCGAGCGGTTCCAGGAGGCGTTCGCCGCGACCTGGACCGACCGGGCCGAGAACGACGGCTTCAACTCGCTGGTGCTGCGCGCCGGGCTGGACTGGCGGCAGGCGATGGTGCTGCGCGCCTACGCGAAGTACCTGCGGCAGGCCGGTTCGACCTTCAGCCAGGACTACATGGAGGACACCCTCCGGACGAACGTCCACACCACCCGGCTGCTGGTCAACCTCTTCCAGGCCCGGCTCTCGCCCGACCACCAGAAGGCCGGCAGCGAACTGACCGACGGCATCCTGGAGGAGCTGGAGGGAGCCCTCGACCAGGTCGCCAGCCTCGACGAGGACCGCATCCTGCGTTCCTTCCTCACCCTGATCAAGGCGACGCTGCGCACCAACTACTTCCAGCGCGCGGCGGACGGCAAGCCGCACTCCTACCTGTCGATCAAGTTCGACCCGCAGGCCGTGCCCGACCTGCCCGCGCCGCGCCCCGCCTACGAGATCTGGGTGTACAGCCCGCGGGTCGAGGGCGTGCACCTGCGGTTCGGGAAGGTCGCCCGCGGCGGGCTGCGCTGGTCCGACCGCCGGGAGGACTTCCGCACCGAGGTGCTGGGCCTGGTCAAGGCCCAGATGGTGAAGAACACCGTGATCGTGCCGGTCGGTGCGAAGGGCGGGTTCGTCGGCAAGCGGCTGCCCGACCCGGCGGTCGACCGCGACGCGTGGATGGCGGAGGGCATCGCCTCGTACCGGACGTTCATCTCCGGCCTGCTCGACATCACCGACAACCTGGTCGGCGGCGAGGTGGTGCCGCCGCAGGACGTGGTCCGCCACGACGAGGACGACACGTATCTGGTGGTGGCGGCGGACAAGGGCACCGCGTCCTTCTCCGACATCGCCAACGAGGTCGCCGTCTCGTACGGGTTCTGGCTCGGCGACGCCTTCGCCTCCGGCGGGTCGGTCGGCTACGACCACAAGAAGATGGCCATCACCTCCTCCGGCGCCTGGGAGTCGGTGAAACGGCACTTCAGGGAGACCGGCCACAACACGCAGGAAGAGGACTTCACCGTCGTCGGTATTGGTGACATGTCCGGCGACGTCTTCGGCAACGGCATGCTGCTGTCGGAGCACATCCGGCTGGTGGCCGCCTTCGACCACCGGCACATCTTCCTCGACCCGAACCCGGACGCGGCCACCTCCTACGCCGAGCGGCGCCGGATCTTCGAACTGCCGCGCTCCTCCTGGGCCGACTACGACTCCTCGCTGATCTCGGCCGGCGGCGGCATCTACCCGCGCACGGCCAAGGCGATCCCGGTCAGCGCGGCGGTCCGCGCCGCGCTCGGTATCGAGTCGAAGGCGGCGAAGCTCACCCCCGCCGAGCTGATGAAGGCGATCCTCAAGGCCCCGGTCGACCTGCTGTGGAACGGCGGCATCGGCACCTACGTCAAGGCGTCGACCGAGACGCAGGCGGACGTCGGCGACAAGGCGAACGACGCGATCCGGATCGACGGCACCGACCTGCGGGTCAAGGTGGTCGGTGAGGGCGGCAACCTCGGCTTCACCCAGCTCGGCCGGATCGAGTTCGCCCGTTCCGGCGGCCCCGACGGCGCCGGCGGCCGGATCAACACCGACGCGATCGACAACAGTGCCGGCGTGGACGCCTCCGACCACGAGGTCAACATCAAGGTGCTGCTCAACAGCACCGTCGCCGAGGGCGACATGACGGTCAAGCAGCGCAACGCGCTGCTCGCCGAGATGACGCACGACGTCGGCAACCTGGTGCTGCGCAACAACTACGCGCAGAACGTGGCGCTGGCCAACAGCATGGCGCAGGCCGGCAGCCTGCTCCACGCGCACCAGCGGTTCATGCGGCGGCTGGTGCGGGACGGCCGGCTGGACCGGGCGCTGGAGTTCCTGCCCACCGACCGGCAGATCCGGGAGAGGTCCGCGGCTGGTGTGGGCCTGACCCAGCCGGAGATGGCCGTCATCCTCGCCTACGCCAAGATCACCGTGGCCGACGAGCTGATCCAGACCGAGCTGCCCGACGACCCGTATCTGCGGTCCCTGCTGCACGCGTACTTCCCGGTGGCGCTGAGGGAGCGTTTCGCCACGCAGATCGACAACCACGCGCTGCACCGCGAGATCGTCACCACCGTCCTGGTCAACGACACGGTGAACACCGGCGGCACCACCTTCCTGCACCGTTTCCGGGAGGAGATCGGCGCGACCACCGAGGAGATCGTGCGGGCGCACACCGCGGCCCGGGCCATCTTCGACCTCGGCCCGATCTGGGACGCGGTCGAGGCGCTGGACAACACGGTCGCGGCCGATGTGCAGACCCGGATCAGGCTGCACTCGCGGCGGCTGGTGGAGCGCGGCACCCGCTGGCTGCTCAACAACCGGATGCAGCCGCTCCAGATCGCCGAGACCATCGAGTTCTTCGGTGAGGGCGTCACCGCGGTGTGGTCGCGGCTGCCGAAGCTGCTGTGCGGCGCGGATCTGGAGTGGTACGGCACGCTGCACGACGAGTTGACGGCCGCCGGGGTGCCGGACGAGCTGGCGACGCGGGTGGCCGGGTTCTCCTCGGTGTTCCCGGCGCTGGACATCGTGGATGTGGCGCGGCGGGCCGGCAAGGAGCCGCTGGACGTCGCCGAGATCTACTTCGACCTCGCCGACCGGCTGGGGATCACCCAACTGCTGGACCGGATCATCCAGTTGCCGCGGGACGACCGCTGGCAGTCGATGGCGCGGGCGGCGATCCGCGAGGACCTGTTCGCGGCGCACGCGGCGCTCACCGCCGACGTGCTCAGCGCGGGCGAGGCCGGTGCCACCCCGGAGGAGCGCTACCAGGCGTGGGAGGAGCGCAACTCCGGTCTGGTCACCCGGGCCAGGACCACGCTGGAGGAGATCCAGGGTTCGGAGGAGTTCGACCTGGCGAGCCTGTCGGTGGCGATGCGGACCTTCCGTACGCTGCTGCGCACGCACCACTGA
- a CDS encoding HAD family hydrolase, which produces MNAHLVWDWNGTLFNDIEAVVGATNASFAELGLPLITAERYRELYCVPVPLFYERLLGRLPSDEEWAVLDAGFERHYLRLAGQCALAEGAAELLASRQALGLTQSLCSLATPQQLLPFVTAHGISGHFVRIDGRSGAASEGKSGQMARHLAALDGLDSRPVVVIGDALDDAAAAAHVGAFAVLYTGGSHSRASLETAGVPVADSLAEAVELAERIAS; this is translated from the coding sequence GTGAACGCGCACCTCGTATGGGACTGGAACGGGACCCTCTTCAACGACATCGAAGCGGTGGTCGGGGCGACCAACGCCTCCTTCGCGGAGCTCGGCCTGCCGCTGATCACCGCCGAGCGGTACCGCGAGCTGTACTGCGTCCCCGTGCCGCTCTTCTACGAGCGGTTGCTCGGCCGGCTGCCCTCGGACGAGGAGTGGGCCGTGCTGGACGCGGGCTTCGAGCGGCATTACCTGCGGCTGGCCGGGCAGTGCGCCCTCGCCGAAGGAGCGGCCGAACTGCTGGCGTCCCGGCAGGCGTTGGGCCTCACCCAGTCGCTGTGCTCGCTCGCCACGCCCCAGCAGCTGCTGCCGTTCGTCACCGCCCACGGCATCAGCGGGCACTTCGTGCGGATCGACGGCCGCAGCGGAGCGGCGAGCGAGGGGAAGTCCGGTCAGATGGCCCGGCACCTGGCCGCGCTCGACGGCCTCGACAGCCGCCCCGTCGTGGTCATCGGCGACGCCCTGGACGACGCGGCCGCCGCCGCCCACGTCGGCGCGTTCGCGGTGCTGTACACCGGCGGTTCACACAGCCGTGCGAGCCTGGAGACCGCCGGGGTGCCGGTCGCCGACAGCCTCGCCGAGGCCGTCGAGCTGGCCGAGCGAATAGCGAGCTGA
- a CDS encoding DUF6912 family protein: protein MRVYIPTTLAGLAEAYKAGELGPAPLDAFAVTPSLREWYVSDDIEELEYAALTRAAQASLRMLAVRPEVPRRRVVVAVDVADGAVRHDPDRGLDPAALGEVRLAGEVRLAEAAAVHVDADDAESDVAAAADAVGAVDAGDDDAQFTVDGAEDHELLWYATQEIPNLIG, encoded by the coding sequence ATGCGCGTCTACATTCCCACCACCCTCGCCGGGCTGGCCGAGGCGTACAAGGCGGGCGAGCTGGGTCCGGCACCGCTGGACGCCTTCGCGGTCACACCGAGCCTGCGCGAGTGGTACGTCTCCGACGACATCGAGGAACTCGAGTACGCGGCGCTGACCCGAGCTGCTCAGGCGTCGCTGCGGATGCTGGCCGTGCGGCCCGAAGTGCCGCGCAGACGCGTGGTCGTGGCGGTTGACGTGGCCGACGGTGCGGTGCGCCACGACCCCGACCGCGGCCTCGATCCCGCCGCGCTCGGCGAGGTGCGGCTGGCCGGTGAGGTGCGACTCGCCGAGGCGGCCGCGGTGCATGTGGACGCCGACGACGCCGAGTCCGACGTGGCGGCCGCGGCCGATGCGGTGGGCGCGGTGGACGCCGGGGACGACGACGCACAGTTCACCGTCGACGGTGCCGAGGATCACGAGCTTTTGTGGTATGCGACGCAGGAGATTCCCAACCTGATCGGCTGA
- a CDS encoding Rv3235 family protein — protein MTPTNRPSTRATARPATRATPHAAPHPTAPHPTAPHPAARPAPAPHPTAPRPAPPHPGRRPAAGTAPPRRTDPRRPTTRPGPAARPVPPHLWFAERLLDVLTGRRPLTSLAGRVRDEAYQRLWKLHAERADWRRRARGRTPYVCRCRVFPTAGGALEVTAVVALDDDVVRAIAFRLEPGNADSGPGYGRARWHCTDVAAR, from the coding sequence ATGACGCCCACGAACCGACCGAGCACCCGCGCCACGGCCCGCCCGGCCACCCGCGCGACACCTCACGCGGCGCCCCATCCGACCGCGCCCCATCCGACCGCGCCGCACCCGGCAGCCCGTCCAGCACCGGCACCGCATCCCACGGCGCCGCGTCCCGCACCGCCGCACCCAGGCCGCCGCCCCGCGGCCGGCACCGCCCCGCCGCGCCGTACCGACCCGCGCCGCCCCACGACCCGACCCGGGCCCGCGGCGCGCCCCGTACCGCCGCACCTGTGGTTCGCCGAGCGGCTGCTCGACGTCCTCACCGGCCGCCGACCACTGACCTCCCTCGCCGGCCGGGTCAGGGACGAGGCCTACCAGCGGCTGTGGAAGCTGCACGCCGAACGCGCGGACTGGCGGCGCCGCGCCCGCGGCCGTACCCCGTACGTATGCCGCTGCCGGGTCTTCCCCACCGCGGGCGGCGCGCTGGAGGTGACCGCGGTGGTCGCTCTGGACGACGACGTGGTCCGGGCGATCGCCTTCCGCCTCGAACCCGGGAACGCCGACTCAGGACCCGGCTACGGCCGCGCCCGCTGGCACTGCACCGACGTCGCCGCGCGATGA
- the secA gene encoding preprotein translocase subunit SecA, producing the protein MSVISKIMRAGEGKILRKLHRIADQVNSVEEDFVELTDAELRALTDEFKQRYEDGESLDDLMPEAFAAVREAAKRVLGQRHYDVQIMGGAALHLGYVAEMRTGEGKTLVGTLPTYLNAISGKGVHLITVNDYLAERDSEWMGRVHKFLGLSVGCILSNMTPAERREQYNCDITYGTNNEFGFDYLRDNMAWSKDELVQRGHNFAVVDEVDSILVDEARTPLIISGPADQATKWYSDFARLVKRLTRGEAGSLGKEETGDYDVDEKKRTVAIHESGVSKVEDWLGIDNLYESVNTPLVGYLNNAIKAKELYKNDKDYVVIDGEVMIVDEHTGRILAGRRYNEGMHQAIEAKEGVDIKDENQTLATITLQNFFRLYDKLSGMTGTAMTEAAEFHQIYKLGVVPIPTNRPMQRMDKPDLIYRTEEAKFAAVVEDIVEKHEKGQPVLVGTVSVEKSEYLSAQLSKRGIPHEVLNAKQHDREATIVAQAGRKGAVTVATNMAGRGTDIKLGGNPDDLAEAELRQRGLDPVEHVEEWAAALPEALERAEEAVKAEFEEVKDLGGLYVLGTERHESRRIDNQLRGRSGRQGDPGESRFYLSLGDDLMRLFKAQMVERVMSMANVPDDVPIENKMVTRAIASAQSQVEQQNFEIRKNVLKYDEVLNRQREVIYGERRRVLEGEDLQEQVQHFMDDTIDAYIDAETREGFAEDWDLDRLWGAFKQLYPAKVTVDELEEAAGDRAGITAEFIAESVKDDIHEQYAEREKQLTEDIMRELERRVVLSVLDRKWREHLYEMDYLQEGIGLRAMAQRDPLVEYQREGFDMFTAMMDGIKEESVGYLFNLEVQVEQQVEEVPVTDEVQDAPPSLVKQPEIRAKGLEAPKRADRLHFSAPSVDGEGGVVEGEFEEAGVSGGAAGAGDEEAGTTRAERRKAAKGGRRRKK; encoded by the coding sequence GTGTCCGTCATCAGCAAGATCATGCGTGCAGGTGAAGGCAAGATCCTGCGCAAGCTGCACCGCATCGCGGACCAGGTCAATTCCGTCGAAGAGGACTTCGTCGAGCTCACCGACGCCGAGTTGCGGGCACTCACCGACGAATTCAAGCAGCGCTACGAAGACGGGGAGTCGCTGGACGACCTGATGCCCGAGGCGTTCGCCGCGGTCCGCGAGGCGGCCAAGCGCGTCCTCGGCCAGCGCCACTACGACGTGCAGATCATGGGCGGTGCGGCCCTGCACCTGGGCTATGTCGCCGAGATGCGCACCGGCGAGGGCAAGACCCTGGTCGGCACCCTTCCCACGTACCTCAACGCGATCTCCGGCAAGGGCGTTCACCTGATCACGGTCAACGACTACCTCGCCGAGCGCGACTCGGAGTGGATGGGCCGGGTGCACAAATTCCTCGGCCTGAGTGTCGGCTGCATCCTGTCGAACATGACCCCGGCAGAGCGCCGCGAGCAGTACAACTGCGACATCACCTACGGCACCAACAACGAGTTCGGCTTCGACTACCTGCGCGACAACATGGCGTGGTCGAAGGACGAGTTGGTCCAGCGCGGTCACAACTTCGCGGTGGTCGACGAGGTCGACTCGATCCTGGTTGACGAGGCGCGTACCCCGCTGATCATCTCCGGCCCCGCCGACCAGGCCACGAAGTGGTACAGCGACTTCGCCCGCCTGGTGAAGCGGCTCACCCGCGGCGAGGCGGGCAGCCTCGGCAAGGAGGAGACCGGCGACTACGACGTGGACGAGAAGAAGCGCACCGTCGCCATCCACGAGTCCGGCGTCAGCAAGGTCGAGGACTGGCTGGGCATCGACAACCTCTACGAGTCGGTGAACACCCCGCTCGTCGGTTATCTGAACAACGCCATCAAGGCCAAGGAACTCTACAAGAACGACAAGGACTACGTCGTCATCGACGGCGAGGTCATGATCGTCGACGAGCACACCGGCCGTATTCTCGCCGGCCGCCGCTACAACGAGGGCATGCACCAGGCGATCGAGGCGAAGGAAGGGGTGGACATCAAGGACGAGAACCAGACGCTCGCCACGATCACCCTGCAGAACTTCTTCCGCCTGTACGACAAGCTCAGCGGAATGACCGGTACGGCGATGACCGAGGCCGCCGAGTTCCACCAGATCTACAAGCTGGGTGTCGTGCCGATCCCGACCAACCGCCCGATGCAGCGGATGGACAAGCCCGACCTGATCTACCGCACGGAGGAGGCGAAGTTCGCCGCCGTCGTGGAGGACATCGTCGAGAAGCACGAGAAGGGCCAGCCGGTCCTGGTCGGCACCGTCTCCGTCGAGAAGTCCGAGTACCTGTCGGCGCAGCTGTCCAAGCGGGGCATCCCGCACGAGGTGCTCAACGCCAAGCAGCACGACCGTGAGGCGACCATCGTCGCCCAGGCCGGGCGCAAGGGCGCGGTCACCGTCGCCACCAACATGGCCGGCCGCGGTACCGACATCAAGCTCGGCGGCAACCCCGACGACCTCGCCGAGGCGGAGCTGCGCCAGCGCGGCCTGGACCCGGTCGAGCACGTCGAGGAGTGGGCCGCGGCCCTGCCCGAGGCGCTGGAGCGCGCCGAGGAGGCGGTCAAGGCCGAGTTCGAGGAGGTCAAGGACCTCGGCGGGCTGTATGTCCTGGGCACCGAGCGGCACGAGTCGCGCCGGATCGACAACCAGCTGCGCGGCCGCTCCGGCCGCCAGGGCGACCCGGGCGAGTCCCGCTTCTACCTCTCCCTCGGCGACGACCTGATGCGGCTGTTCAAGGCGCAGATGGTCGAGCGCGTGATGTCCATGGCCAACGTGCCCGACGACGTGCCGATCGAGAACAAGATGGTCACCCGGGCCATCGCGTCCGCCCAGTCGCAGGTCGAGCAGCAGAACTTCGAGATCCGCAAGAACGTCCTGAAGTACGACGAGGTGCTCAACCGCCAGCGCGAGGTGATCTACGGCGAGCGCCGCCGCGTCCTGGAGGGCGAGGACCTCCAGGAGCAGGTGCAGCACTTCATGGACGACACCATCGACGCGTACATCGACGCCGAGACGCGCGAGGGCTTCGCCGAGGACTGGGACCTGGACCGGCTGTGGGGCGCCTTCAAGCAGCTCTACCCGGCGAAGGTCACCGTCGACGAGCTGGAGGAGGCGGCCGGCGACCGCGCGGGTATCACCGCCGAGTTCATCGCCGAGTCGGTCAAGGACGACATCCACGAGCAGTACGCCGAGCGGGAGAAGCAGCTCACCGAGGACATCATGCGTGAGCTGGAGCGGCGTGTGGTGCTGTCGGTGCTCGACCGCAAGTGGCGTGAGCACCTCTACGAGATGGACTACCTCCAGGAGGGCATCGGGCTGCGTGCCATGGCGCAGCGCGACCCGCTGGTGGAGTACCAGCGCGAGGGCTTCGACATGTTCACCGCCATGATGGACGGCATCAAGGAGGAGTCCGTCGGCTACCTGTTCAACCTGGAGGTCCAGGTGGAGCAGCAGGTCGAGGAGGTGCCGGTGACGGACGAGGTGCAGGACGCGCCGCCGTCGCTGGTCAAGCAGCCCGAGATCCGCGCGAAGGGCCTGGAAGCGCCCAAGCGGGCGGACCGGCTGCACTTCTCCGCCCCGTCGGTCGACGGTGAGGGCGGCGTCGTGGAGGGCGAGTTCGAGGAGGCGGGCGTCTCCGGGGGCGCGGCCGGCGCCGGCGACGAGGAGGCCGGCACGACCCGCGCGGAGCGCCGCAAGGCCGCCAAGGGCGGTCGCCGCCGCAAGAAGTAG
- a CDS encoding GNAT family N-acetyltransferase has protein sequence METPVLTTKRLVLRALEPRDGDALHAACQDPEIPRWTSVPSPYSREHADHFIDVVCADGWRDDTMYNFGVFTRDEGALVSSMGLVRLQHLATPQRQAELGYWTAKHQRGKGYTVEAARAVCTWAFDALGVERLEWFAEAGNEASRAVALKLGFAMEGTVRSRVVHEGTRRDAWSGSLLPSDWDRPSQLPYLPYAK, from the coding sequence ATGGAAACACCTGTTCTCACCACAAAGCGCCTCGTCCTGCGGGCCCTGGAACCACGTGACGGCGACGCCCTGCACGCCGCCTGTCAGGACCCTGAGATCCCGCGCTGGACATCCGTTCCTTCGCCGTATTCGCGCGAGCACGCCGACCACTTCATCGACGTCGTGTGCGCGGACGGCTGGCGCGACGACACCATGTACAACTTCGGCGTCTTCACGCGCGACGAAGGCGCCCTGGTCAGCTCGATGGGCCTGGTCCGCCTCCAGCACCTGGCCACCCCGCAGCGCCAGGCCGAGCTGGGCTACTGGACGGCGAAGCACCAGCGCGGCAAGGGCTACACGGTGGAGGCGGCACGAGCGGTGTGCACCTGGGCCTTCGACGCCCTGGGTGTCGAGCGCCTGGAATGGTTCGCGGAGGCCGGCAACGAAGCCTCCCGCGCGGTCGCCCTGAAACTCGGCTTCGCCATGGAGGGCACCGTACGGTCGCGGGTCGTCCACGAAGGCACCCGGCGGGACGCGTGGAGCGGTTCCCTGCTCCCGTCGGACTGGGACCGCCCGTCGCAACTGCCGTACCTCCCGTACGCGAAGTAG